The Lacticaseibacillus rhamnosus DNA window CTTGAGGTCACCGAGAATGTTGCACTCATTGCGATGGTTTCCCGAAAGTTACGGCAACGACCGGCAATTGCCGGCAAGGTCCTCGCCTATCTAGACGACAACCTGCTCAATGTCCAGCTTGTCAGCCAGACCAATGACGATATCAATTTGTTAATTGGCGTAAATGATAAAGACTACGACAAAGCCATCCGCGTGATTTATAGTAGTATTCATCAAAATTTTCACCGCCCGGCGCCATACATTGAAGGCATTGCTTAGTGTATCCCGCCGTGTATTAATTTCTTTAGACATCAACCAAAAAGTGGCTCCGTTGCGATTTTAGAACAATCGCAAACGGAGCCACTTTTTTAATTAAAAGCAATCATTCTGAATTTCACTCATGACTACTTTTGCTTCTCGGCCATGCGCGATGGTGTACTTGATGCCGCTTGCTCGGTAGTGGCCGGTTGATCACTATTTGGCGCCGGTGCTGGTTGCTTGGTGTCAGGTGCCTTGGCTGATGGTTGCTCGTGGTGCTTGATCGCATCGACAACCGGTTGATTGCCAGCCTGATGCATCAGTGCGCCATTTAACATCCCGCGAATGTCGATGCCGGCAACTTCTTGCAACATGTCTAGTTGCTTGACCAAACTGCCGCTGGTTTGATTCGTCAGGTCGCCATCGCCATAAAGCTTGATCGAATCAACATTTGCATACGGACTCATAGCAGCCTCAATAATCTTCGGCATTGCTTCAATCGTCATCTTGAAGCGGCCGGATTCATCAAGTTGCCGTGCTGCTTCCGCTTGTTTAGCAATCGCTTCCGCTTGTGCAAGCCCGATCGCCTTGGTCTTGCCAGCTTCTGCTTCCCCAATCGCCTTGGTTGCATTTGCTTTGGCTTCGGCATCCAATTCAACCTCTTTTGCCGATGCTTCAGCGGCCGCAATCTGGGTTGCTTTTTGGGCTTCGGCGGCACGCTGGGCTTTATACAAGTCCGCATCCGCTTGTTTACGCACGGTTGCATTCAGTTCCTGTTCCTGCAATTCGGCGTTCTTTTGGGCTAATTCAATGTCTTTTTCTTTTTGAACCTGCTTGGCCTTCATCTGTTCAACAATCGCGGCCTGATCAGCTTGCGCCTGAGCAATTTCTTGCTGCTTTTTGAAGTCAGCCATCTTGACCTGCTGTTCCCGTTCGGCGTCAGCAATTTGGGTCTGACGTTCGATTTCCTGCTGCTTTGCTTCCTGATCTGCTTGCGCCTGTTGAATTCGGGTGTCACGATTGGCGGCTGCTTCGGCTACAGCGGCGTTCTTCTTAACTTCCGCAATCTGCTTCTTACCCAGTGAGTCCAGATAGCCGTTCTTGTCGGCAATATCTTTGATCGTGAACGAAATAATCTGTAAACCCATTTTGGCTAAATCGGAACTCGCCACATCCTGGACCTTTTCGGCAAAGGCATCACGATTCTGATAGGTATCCTCAACCGTTAATGTGCCCAAAATTGCCCGTAAATGGCCTTCCAGAATTTCGGTGGCTTCCGAATTAATCTGCTCGTCATTTTTGCCTAAAAATTGTTCCGCAGCGGTTGCGACTTCTTCCTGACTGGAGCCTATTTTTAAAATAACCGTCCCGTTGACGATAATCGGAACCCCTTGTTGCGTGTAGACTTCAGGCGTTGCGACTTCAATGGTCCGCGTATTTAGACTTAAAACGTCCCAGCGCTGCAAAATCGGTAAAATAAAAGACCCGCCGTTGGTAATCAATTTGACACGATTGCCATTGACATCGCGAAAACTGTGCTTGCCGGAAATCAAGGCACCGGAAATAATCAGCACTTCGTTAGGCAAAGCGGTCTTACGATGGGTGGCCAGAAAAATAAAGAGCAAGATCAATAAAACGGCCGCAATAATCCACGGCATATAATCAGTTAAAATTTCCATCAGTTCCCTCCTTAGGGTTGTGAGTAGCCAAGGCATCAACATAGGCAATACCTTGTTTGAGTTCAATGATCACGACTTTTGTGCCCTGATCTAGCGGCTGGCTTTTATCCGACCACAACTTGGCCGGATATGTCTGGCGGGCGCGTCCACCACCGGTTACCATGACTTCGCCAGTGTGATGATGCGCCACATCTAACGTCAGCGTACCGAGTAAGTAATCCCGATCGCTCATTGATGTGGTGTTCTCAACCGGCGACAGTAGCCGTTGCAATAACGCCAATAATGGTAACAATACCAGTGATAACAACATCCATAAAAGACCGCCAATGACCAATAGCGCCACCACTCCGACGATCACCTGTAACCACAGTTCTTGCTGTGCCCACCATGCCAACACGACACTCGCCTCGCTTTCAAAGGGACTAAAATCTTCCTCATTTTATCATGTAAACGGTTATACGCCTATACCAATAAGAAAAATATTTAGTGGTGCTTTGCATGTTGACTGCGGGGCCAACACCCCGTCTCTATGTAGTCCCGGTGGCATGAAGAAGTTACTCTTTGTTTGCCACCGACTAAAGCTTCAAAAATCACGTATATTGCGTGAATGCTTTTCGACCTGCCATTAGTCGTAATGCAAGGCATAGTCTTCCGACACCTGATAGTGCAGTGTTTTGGTAAATAGCAAATTGCTAAGATAAGCCAGTCCAATCGGCAAGATGAAGAAAATGATCGTCAATTCAAGCACATTTCCCACCGTCACCGCCTTCATTGCATCGAGTGCAGCGAGTGGCCCGACTAAACCAGAAAAGCCAAATCCGGCACTGGCAGGCGTTCCTTGAATGTGCAATGCAGCACC harbors:
- a CDS encoding flotillin family protein — protein: MEILTDYMPWIIAAVLLILLFIFLATHRKTALPNEVLIISGALISGKHSFRDVNGNRVKLITNGGSFILPILQRWDVLSLNTRTIEVATPEVYTQQGVPIIVNGTVILKIGSSQEEVATAAEQFLGKNDEQINSEATEILEGHLRAILGTLTVEDTYQNRDAFAEKVQDVASSDLAKMGLQIISFTIKDIADKNGYLDSLGKKQIAEVKKNAAVAEAAANRDTRIQQAQADQEAKQQEIERQTQIADAEREQQVKMADFKKQQEIAQAQADQAAIVEQMKAKQVQKEKDIELAQKNAELQEQELNATVRKQADADLYKAQRAAEAQKATQIAAAEASAKEVELDAEAKANATKAIGEAEAGKTKAIGLAQAEAIAKQAEAARQLDESGRFKMTIEAMPKIIEAAMSPYANVDSIKLYGDGDLTNQTSGSLVKQLDMLQEVAGIDIRGMLNGALMHQAGNQPVVDAIKHHEQPSAKAPDTKQPAPAPNSDQPATTEQAASSTPSRMAEKQK